A window of the Cystobacter fuscus genome harbors these coding sequences:
- a CDS encoding metallophosphoesterase family protein, with product MHIRKAISTVRDPALSLWQSCLHRVLARRSGGPASGAGLDVSTAHPVMEDATAAAMEHAGCHDREGPPTLLQRASVCGRLAARWALARFHGDREEAQRLESEVRFASCDPLWLESVVEYERALLLHRQPFYRRHDSLTDFILPDLPDEATVAVIADWGTGMPDAQALLEQVARFSPDAVIHLGDIYYSGTPHEVRAHFLDVFTRVFGSRWPRVLSLSGNHDRYSGGEGYRQLLEALGQPASYFCLRNRSWQLMGMDTGLHDFNPRALADTMTWLEDSEVAWVLDKFQHAGGRRSVLFSHHPLFSLASVGHDSTRRPLAINPHLGEPLASVLGDVALWLWGHEHNLHVYEPYAGLTRGRCIGAGAVPTLRHEQWNHPVPGLLPAPGESGLPRTLPGVRLGNDGLFDCHAYTILRLEGPRLTARYYQMENRLLVPGRVPAPGPPLHEETMT from the coding sequence GTGCACATCCGAAAAGCCATCTCCACGGTTCGCGATCCAGCGCTCTCGCTGTGGCAATCCTGTCTTCACCGGGTGCTCGCACGCAGGAGCGGCGGACCCGCGTCAGGGGCGGGACTGGATGTCTCCACGGCGCATCCGGTGATGGAGGACGCGACCGCCGCCGCGATGGAGCACGCGGGCTGCCATGACCGGGAGGGTCCGCCGACCCTGCTCCAGCGGGCGAGTGTCTGCGGGCGGCTCGCCGCGCGGTGGGCTCTCGCGCGTTTCCATGGAGACCGGGAGGAAGCCCAGCGGCTGGAGAGCGAGGTGCGCTTCGCCTCGTGTGATCCGCTCTGGCTGGAGTCGGTGGTGGAGTACGAGCGCGCGCTTCTGCTCCATCGCCAGCCTTTCTACCGGCGCCACGACTCACTCACGGACTTCATCCTGCCAGACCTGCCGGATGAGGCGACGGTGGCCGTCATCGCGGACTGGGGCACCGGCATGCCAGACGCGCAGGCCCTGTTGGAGCAGGTGGCCCGCTTCTCTCCGGACGCCGTCATCCACCTCGGGGACATCTACTACTCGGGAACTCCGCACGAGGTGCGCGCCCACTTCCTCGATGTCTTCACGCGCGTCTTCGGCTCGCGCTGGCCCCGGGTGCTGTCGCTGTCCGGCAACCATGACCGCTACTCGGGCGGCGAGGGCTACCGGCAACTCCTGGAGGCGCTCGGCCAGCCAGCCAGCTACTTCTGTCTGCGCAACCGCTCCTGGCAATTGATGGGCATGGACACCGGGCTGCATGACTTCAACCCGCGTGCCCTCGCGGACACGATGACGTGGCTCGAGGACTCGGAGGTGGCCTGGGTACTGGACAAGTTCCAGCACGCCGGGGGTCGGCGCTCCGTGCTGTTCTCGCATCACCCGCTCTTCTCGCTGGCGAGCGTGGGCCATGACTCCACGCGCCGGCCACTCGCCATCAACCCGCACCTGGGCGAGCCGCTGGCGAGCGTGCTCGGGGACGTGGCGCTCTGGCTCTGGGGACATGAGCACAACCTCCATGTCTACGAGCCCTACGCGGGCTTGACGCGAGGCCGGTGCATCGGCGCGGGCGCGGTGCCCACGCTGCGCCACGAGCAGTGGAACCACCCCGTGCCCGGCCTCCTCCCCGCTCCGGGAGAGAGCGGGCTGCCCCGGACGTTGCCCGGCGTGCGGCTCGGCAACGATGGCCTCTTCGACTGCCACGCCTATACCATCCTCAGGCTCGAGGGGCCCCGGCTCACCGCGCGCTACTACCAGATGGAGAACCGGCTGCTCGTCCCCGGCCGCGTGCCAGCGCCGGGCCCGCCGCTTCACGAGGAGACGATGACCTGA
- a CDS encoding nicotinate phosphoribosyltransferase: protein MASALLMDLYELTMVDAYLSEGLQDEAAFSLFVRRLPARRNYLLACGLEQALTYLETLRFSPEELAWLESLGRFSRRLLDWLEHFHFTGDVHAVPEGTPLFAEEPLLEVIAPLPEAQLVETALINQVHLQTLAASKAARVVEAAGGRPVVDFGVRRMHGEDAGLEVARAAHVAGVGATSNLLAGQRHGIPVAGTMAHSYVQAHDDELAAFRAYVRRFPETTLLVDTYDTLEGVRKVVRLARELGPDFQVRAVRLDSGDLVALSHAARCLLDTAGLAHVQIFASGGLDEDEVARLLAHHAPIDAFGVGTAMGVSADAPALDMAYKLVEYAGHGRLKLSTGKVLLPGRKQVFREEEDGVARRDVLARHGEALPGRPLLRRVMHAGRRLSDASPPLATIRAHAREELGRLPREVRRLEPARPAYPVDVSTELGAARRQVIAELHEASHAP, encoded by the coding sequence ATGGCGTCGGCGCTCCTCATGGATCTCTATGAGTTGACCATGGTGGATGCCTACCTCTCGGAGGGGCTCCAAGACGAGGCGGCCTTCAGCCTCTTCGTCCGCCGGCTGCCCGCGCGCCGCAACTACCTGCTCGCCTGCGGACTGGAGCAGGCCCTCACGTACCTGGAGACACTCCGCTTCTCTCCGGAGGAGCTCGCCTGGCTGGAGTCACTGGGGCGCTTCTCCCGGCGGCTGCTGGACTGGCTGGAGCACTTCCACTTCACCGGCGACGTGCACGCGGTGCCCGAGGGAACACCCCTCTTCGCCGAGGAGCCCCTGCTGGAGGTCATCGCCCCGTTGCCCGAGGCGCAGCTCGTGGAGACGGCCCTCATCAACCAGGTGCACCTGCAAACGCTGGCGGCGTCCAAGGCGGCCCGGGTGGTGGAGGCGGCGGGGGGACGGCCCGTGGTGGATTTCGGGGTGCGGCGCATGCACGGAGAAGACGCGGGCCTCGAGGTGGCGCGTGCCGCCCATGTCGCCGGAGTGGGCGCCACGTCCAACCTGCTGGCCGGCCAGCGCCATGGCATTCCGGTGGCGGGCACCATGGCGCACAGCTACGTCCAGGCGCACGACGACGAGCTGGCCGCCTTCCGCGCCTACGTCCGCCGCTTCCCGGAGACGACGCTCCTGGTGGACACGTACGACACGCTGGAGGGCGTGCGGAAGGTGGTGCGGCTGGCTCGGGAGCTCGGCCCGGACTTCCAGGTGCGCGCGGTGCGATTGGACTCGGGAGACCTGGTGGCCCTGTCACACGCGGCGCGCTGCCTGCTGGATACCGCGGGGCTGGCGCACGTCCAGATCTTCGCGAGCGGCGGGTTGGACGAGGACGAGGTGGCGCGGCTGCTCGCGCACCACGCGCCCATCGACGCCTTCGGCGTGGGCACGGCGATGGGCGTCTCCGCGGACGCGCCCGCGCTGGACATGGCCTACAAGCTGGTGGAGTACGCGGGCCACGGGCGGCTCAAGCTGTCGACGGGCAAGGTGCTGCTGCCCGGGCGCAAGCAGGTGTTCCGCGAGGAGGAGGACGGCGTGGCCCGGCGGGACGTGCTCGCCCGTCACGGCGAGGCGCTGCCGGGCCGGCCGCTGCTGCGGCGGGTGATGCACGCGGGCCGGCGGCTGTCGGATGCCTCGCCCCCGCTCGCGACCATCCGGGCGCACGCTCGGGAGGAGTTGGGACGCCTGCCCCGGGAGGTGCGGCGGCTGGAGCCCGCGCGGCCTGCCTATCCGGTGGACGTGAGCACCGAACTGGGCGCGGCGCGACGGCAGGTGATCGCGGAGCTCCATGAGGCGTCACACGCTCCCTGA